The Brachyspira aalborgi genome has a segment encoding these proteins:
- a CDS encoding Rpn family recombination-promoting nuclease/putative transposase, which translates to MKEFEYLEKSKNEIITIDSLNKKNDCFIRYLFSDEGNENIVLDFINGVMIDLNFQTFNNVVILNPFNLTKYLDGKESIVDVKCITEDNQTVIIEIQLQGNQYFIRRSLYYWANSYSSLLNKSENYTKLSPVISINVLDFVLFNDIKDFHSCYLLKEIKHNKILTDHCMLHYIELPKFNLNNDKEKLSSWIKFFKGENMSNLIKENNIFEEVEKRCKSFIDSDPLINAYRKKEWNEYFYKEELSGAIKEREFSMAKSMKTKNLDINLISEITGLTIDEINKL; encoded by the coding sequence ATGAAAGAATTTGAATATTTAGAAAAAAGCAAAAACGAAATTATTACCATTGATAGTTTAAATAAAAAAAACGACTGCTTTATTCGTTATCTTTTTTCTGACGAAGGAAACGAAAATATTGTTTTAGACTTCATTAATGGAGTAATGATTGATTTAAATTTTCAAACTTTTAATAATGTTGTAATTCTTAATCCATTTAACCTTACAAAATATTTGGACGGCAAAGAATCAATTGTTGATGTGAAATGCATTACCGAAGACAATCAAACCGTTATAATTGAAATTCAATTACAAGGAAATCAATATTTTATTCGTAGAAGTCTTTATTATTGGGCAAATAGTTATAGCTCACTTTTAAATAAATCGGAAAATTATACAAAACTTTCGCCCGTGATTAGCATTAATGTTTTAGATTTTGTTTTATTTAACGATATTAAAGATTTTCATTCTTGCTATTTATTGAAAGAAATTAAGCATAATAAAATATTAACCGACCATTGCATGTTGCATTATATCGAATTACCGAAATTTAATTTAAATAACGATAAAGAAAAATTATCAAGTTGGATAAAATTTTTTAAGGGGGAGAATATGTCAAACTTAATAAAAGAGAATAATATTTTTGAAGAAGTTGAGAAGAGATGTAAAAGTTTTATCGATAGCGACCCATTGATAAACGCTTATAGGAAAAAGGAATGGAATGAATATTTTTACAAAGAAGAGTTATCAGGAGCTATAAAAGAAAGAGAATTTTCAATGGCAAAATCAATGAAAACTAAAAACCTGGACATTAACCTTATAAGCGAAATCACTGGCTTAACCATAGACGAAATAAATAAACTTTAA
- the epsC gene encoding serine O-acetyltransferase EpsC: protein MKLKTFRELPNKKDIKDIVKYIRDYIFPDFFRESGNINNTKKNISKLYLKIVSKNSNLEDFIKRLDEIKIILKKDLEFFFDSDPACKSYEEIILTYPGFRAVFSYRISHIFYNQKQYLTARIISEYTHSKTGIDIHPGANIGEYFFIDHGTGIVIGETTIIGHHVKIYQGVTLGALSLKNGRGLENEKRHPTVCDNVTIYANASIFGGKTVIGSNVIIGANCIVLKSVKENERVTLS, encoded by the coding sequence ATGAAATTAAAAACTTTTAGAGAATTGCCTAATAAAAAAGATATAAAAGATATTGTAAAATATATTAGAGATTATATTTTCCCCGATTTCTTTCGGGAGTCGGGGAATATTAATAACACTAAAAAAAATATATCCAAACTTTATTTAAAAATAGTTTCTAAAAATTCCAATTTGGAAGATTTTATAAAACGGCTGGACGAAATTAAAATAATCTTAAAAAAAGATTTGGAATTCTTTTTTGATTCGGACCCAGCTTGCAAATCTTATGAAGAGATTATTTTAACTTATCCAGGTTTTCGGGCGGTATTTAGTTATAGAATATCTCATATATTTTATAATCAAAAACAATATTTAACGGCAAGAATAATATCGGAATATACGCATTCAAAAACGGGAATAGATATTCACCCTGGAGCTAATATAGGAGAATACTTTTTTATAGACCATGGAACGGGAATAGTTATAGGCGAGACTACTATTATTGGGCATCATGTAAAAATATATCAAGGAGTTACTTTGGGAGCTTTATCTCTAAAAAACGGAAGAGGATTAGAAAATGAAAAGAGACATCCTACGGTTTGCGATAATGTTACTATTTATGCTAACGCTTCAATTTTTGGAGGAAAAACCGTAATAGGCTCTAATGTTATAATTGGAGCAAATTGTATAGTTTTAAAATCCGTAAAAGAAAATGAGAGAGTGACTTTAAGTTAA
- a CDS encoding diguanylate cyclase domain-containing protein has product MNENILVVEYRNELIEKVVDILKERHYNPIPTKSRSQGIVAANEGSIDLIILDADIGDSQGLQLLETFKKDEKTKEIPVILLSTPYRKMEFIEEAMSLGIDDLIFTPFDEMEFIASVNGILKLRKLYIENNKLVKQNNDITEELNNLKDVSEEHYKSYKETQKKYDDLLNYDLETGLNNKKEFYKQFKKLVFESVRHEDTIILSCFCIDGLDNIVSEFGIMAAEEIILQFTKVLKNASREEDLIARLSNNEFIVAFKRMDIKLYDEKVEEIKGLVNKNELDYNGMVIKYTISAGISYSAYRKNYHFENNVDKEISPALLALHNAKRRGFATVFTHPTVIRQ; this is encoded by the coding sequence ATGAATGAAAATATTTTAGTCGTAGAATATAGAAACGAACTTATCGAAAAAGTGGTAGATATTTTAAAAGAAAGACATTATAATCCGATTCCAACAAAATCTCGTTCTCAAGGAATAGTGGCTGCTAATGAAGGCTCGATAGATTTGATAATACTTGACGCGGATATTGGAGATTCTCAAGGATTGCAACTTCTTGAAACTTTCAAAAAAGACGAAAAAACTAAAGAGATTCCAGTTATTTTATTAAGCACGCCTTATAGAAAAATGGAGTTTATAGAAGAAGCTATGAGTTTGGGAATTGACGATTTAATTTTTACGCCTTTTGACGAAATGGAATTTATAGCTTCGGTTAATGGAATATTAAAATTAAGAAAATTATATATTGAAAATAATAAATTAGTTAAGCAAAATAACGATATTACTGAAGAATTAAATAATCTTAAAGATGTTTCGGAAGAACATTATAAATCTTATAAAGAAACTCAAAAGAAATATGACGATTTGCTTAATTACGATTTGGAAACGGGATTAAATAATAAAAAAGAATTTTATAAACAGTTTAAAAAATTGGTTTTTGAAAGCGTACGGCATGAGGACACGATTATATTATCATGTTTTTGTATAGACGGACTCGATAATATAGTAAGCGAATTTGGAATTATGGCGGCGGAAGAGATAATTCTTCAATTTACAAAAGTTTTAAAAAATGCAAGCAGAGAAGAAGATTTAATAGCTCGTTTAAGCAATAATGAATTTATAGTCGCTTTTAAGAGAATGGATATAAAATTATACGATGAAAAAGTAGAAGAGATAAAAGGACTCGTAAATAAAAACGAACTCGATTATAACGGAATGGTTATAAAATATACAATCTCGGCGGGAATCTCTTATTCGGCTTACAGGAAAAATTATCATTTTGAAAATAATGTAGATAAAGAAATATCGCCCGCTCTTTTGGCTTTGCATAACGCTAAAAGAAGAGGTTTTGCAACGGTATTTACTCATCCAACGGTAATAAGGCAATAA
- a CDS encoding GDSL-type esterase/lipase family protein, whose protein sequence is MKIVCIGDSITYGYSLNRKDTWTHLSQEKTGFIISNKGINGDTIIGMLSRFERDVIKENPDIMFLMGGSNDILLSNSFENIKSSLVSIIQQSFSNGILPIIATPIPFYIDDISDIYKDFIDFNYSISLLNNYKDWIIEYSNLFRIDVIDFFNIFRKHFLNNNLDYKEYYLDGLHLNKKGNELFSEIFCDKIQKIIEKHRR, encoded by the coding sequence ATGAAAATAGTTTGTATAGGAGATAGCATAACATATGGATATTCCTTAAATAGAAAAGATACTTGGACTCATTTATCTCAAGAAAAAACGGGTTTTATAATATCAAATAAGGGAATAAACGGAGATACTATTATAGGAATGTTAAGCAGATTCGAGCGAGATGTCATTAAAGAAAATCCAGATATAATGTTCCTAATGGGCGGAAGTAACGATATATTATTATCTAATAGTTTTGAAAATATAAAATCAAGTTTAGTATCAATTATTCAGCAATCTTTTTCTAACGGAATACTTCCGATTATAGCTACTCCTATACCATTTTATATTGATGATATATCGGATATTTATAAAGACTTTATAGACTTTAACTATAGTATAAGTCTGCTTAATAATTATAAAGACTGGATTATAGAATATTCTAATTTATTTAGAATAGATGTAATAGATTTTTTTAATATTTTTAGAAAACATTTTTTAAATAATAATTTAGATTACAAAGAATATTATTTAGACGGTTTGCATCTAAATAAAAAAGGAAATGAATTATTTTCAGAAATATTCTGCGATAAAATACAAAAAATAATAGAAAAACATAGAAGATAA
- the kdsB gene encoding 3-deoxy-manno-octulosonate cytidylyltransferase, whose protein sequence is MPKTVAIIPARYDSSRFPKKLTYELLGKPIIIAVYDNVKAVSEIDDVIIATDSKEIMDICSKNNAKAIMTSKSHTSGTSRIIEAAKKIDCDIIINVQGDEPLINEEILSPIIKCFEDEKVDIATIKSKIENDSHLIKDENAVKVVCDSNDYAMYFSRATIPHKRFDNDIEVKYYKHIGVYAFRKNILLKIEKLKECDYEKIEKLEQLRWLYNGMKIKVLETNQFIHGIDTIEDLEFVQEYLRRHAQSELNN, encoded by the coding sequence ATGCCTAAAACGGTGGCGATAATTCCCGCAAGATACGATTCTTCAAGATTTCCAAAAAAATTAACTTATGAATTATTAGGAAAGCCAATAATAATCGCCGTTTACGATAATGTTAAAGCGGTTTCGGAAATTGACGATGTTATAATAGCGACAGATTCAAAAGAGATAATGGATATATGCTCAAAAAATAACGCCAAAGCTATTATGACTTCAAAATCTCATACTTCGGGAACTTCAAGAATAATTGAAGCTGCAAAAAAAATCGACTGCGATATAATTATAAATGTTCAAGGAGACGAACCTTTAATTAACGAAGAGATACTTTCGCCGATTATAAAATGTTTTGAAGATGAAAAAGTAGATATTGCGACTATAAAATCAAAAATTGAAAACGACAGCCATTTAATAAAAGACGAAAACGCCGTTAAAGTAGTTTGCGATTCCAACGATTATGCGATGTATTTTTCAAGAGCGACAATTCCGCATAAAAGATTTGATAACGATATTGAAGTAAAATATTATAAACATATAGGAGTTTACGCATTTAGAAAAAATATTTTATTAAAAATTGAAAAACTTAAAGAATGCGACTACGAGAAAATAGAAAAACTTGAACAGTTAAGATGGCTTTATAACGGAATGAAAATTAAAGTTTTAGAAACGAATCAATTTATTCATGGAATAGACACGATTGAAGATTTGGAATTTGTGCAGGAATATTTGAGACGACATGCTCAAAGCGAATTAAATAACTAA
- a CDS encoding PTS sugar transporter subunit IIA has translation MISLKEVSKIIESSYVLLNLKAKNKEEAISEMLIYAESKGLRINIDKTIKFMYKKEEIITSGLGYGVAFPHVRTSEVEENELIFAVSKKGLNYYALDNKPVHLLTIFLTPIGKNEKYLNLLSIFTKVSRFSMYAVLLLESKSEEEFKSKLYKMVKDIMEEK, from the coding sequence ATGATTTCATTAAAAGAAGTGTCTAAAATAATAGAAAGTTCTTATGTTTTGCTAAACTTAAAAGCTAAAAATAAAGAAGAAGCAATAAGCGAAATGCTGATTTATGCCGAATCGAAAGGCTTGAGAATCAATATCGACAAAACTATAAAATTTATGTATAAAAAAGAAGAAATAATAACAAGCGGTTTAGGTTATGGCGTTGCTTTTCCGCATGTGAGGACAAGCGAGGTTGAAGAAAACGAATTAATATTTGCGGTTTCTAAAAAAGGATTAAATTATTACGCTTTGGATAATAAGCCCGTTCATTTATTAACTATATTTTTAACTCCAATCGGTAAAAATGAAAAATATCTTAATCTGCTTTCTATATTTACAAAAGTCTCAAGATTTAGTATGTATGCGGTTTTACTTTTGGAATCTAAAAGCGAAGAAGAGTTTAAAAGCAAATTATATAAAATGGTAAAAGATATAATGGAGGAAAAATAA
- the glyA gene encoding serine hydroxymethyltransferase, whose product MPVNKKVKSKKSVSTIKKSVKKIINKNSNKKSNLAKNSIKKVVSKNTKKIATTKYYVSETPLKYADREIFGAIKREYKRELSVLELIASENIVSRAVMEAQGSIFTNKYAEGYPAKRYYGGCAEADVIENLAIDRAKKLFKAPFINVQPHSGSQANMGVYMSILQTGDTCLGLSLDAGGHLTHGKKVNFSGKIYNFEHYGVSRETMQIDYNEVRDLALKHRPKIIVTGGSAYPRFIDFAKFREIADEVEAYLLVDMAHIAGLVAAGLHPNPVEYAHFVTGTTHKTLRGPRGGYIISTNEELAKKIDKTIFPGIQGGPLMHVIAAKAVCFKEALDKKFIDYQKQVLNNAKTMANEFISKNYNIISGGTDTHLILVDVKSSKGITGQIAETVLDKAHITINKNGIPYDSESPMVTSGMRLGTPAITTRGLKERDIIELVNYMDEALTNYDNEKIINSVAKKVDALCKKYPIYKYISEM is encoded by the coding sequence ATGCCTGTAAATAAAAAAGTTAAATCAAAAAAATCGGTTTCTACAATTAAGAAATCAGTTAAAAAAATTATTAATAAAAATAGCAATAAAAAAAGTAATCTTGCTAAAAATTCTATAAAGAAAGTTGTTTCAAAAAATACAAAAAAAATAGCGACTACAAAATACTATGTTTCTGAAACTCCTTTAAAATATGCCGATAGAGAAATATTTGGAGCAATAAAAAGAGAATATAAAAGAGAGTTATCCGTATTGGAACTTATAGCGAGCGAAAATATAGTTTCTAGAGCGGTTATGGAAGCTCAAGGCTCAATATTTACAAATAAATATGCGGAAGGTTATCCTGCAAAAAGATATTATGGAGGATGCGCCGAAGCGGATGTTATAGAAAATCTTGCAATAGATAGAGCGAAAAAATTATTCAAAGCGCCTTTTATAAATGTTCAACCTCATTCTGGTTCGCAGGCAAATATGGGAGTTTATATGTCTATTTTGCAAACGGGCGATACTTGTTTGGGATTGTCTTTGGATGCGGGCGGACATTTAACGCATGGAAAGAAAGTTAATTTTTCGGGAAAGATTTATAATTTTGAGCATTACGGCGTAAGTAGAGAAACGATGCAAATAGATTATAACGAAGTTAGAGATTTAGCTTTGAAACATCGCCCTAAAATAATAGTGACAGGCGGAAGCGCTTATCCAAGATTTATTGATTTTGCAAAATTTAGAGAAATTGCAGATGAAGTCGAAGCATATTTATTAGTCGATATGGCGCATATTGCTGGACTCGTTGCGGCGGGCTTGCATCCTAATCCTGTAGAATACGCTCATTTTGTAACGGGAACTACGCATAAAACTTTAAGAGGTCCAAGAGGCGGTTATATTATTTCAACAAACGAAGAACTTGCAAAAAAAATAGATAAAACAATTTTTCCTGGAATTCAAGGCGGTCCTTTAATGCATGTTATTGCTGCAAAAGCCGTGTGTTTTAAAGAAGCTTTGGATAAAAAATTTATTGATTATCAAAAGCAGGTTTTAAATAACGCTAAAACTATGGCGAATGAATTTATATCTAAAAATTATAATATCATTTCGGGCGGAACTGACACGCATTTAATATTGGTTGATGTTAAATCTTCAAAAGGAATTACGGGACAAATTGCCGAAACGGTTTTAGATAAAGCGCATATAACGATAAATAAAAACGGAATTCCTTACGATAGCGAATCTCCTATGGTTACAAGCGGAATGAGACTCGGAACTCCCGCAATTACCACAAGAGGATTAAAAGAAAGAGATATTATAGAATTGGTTAATTATATGGACGAAGCGCTTACAAATTACGATAACGAAAAAATTATTAATTCGGTTGCAAAGAAAGTTGACGCTTTATGCAAAAAATATCCAATTTATAAATATATATCCGAAATGTAA
- a CDS encoding L-threonylcarbamoyladenylate synthase — protein MIINLNKNDIESVKYAANEVIKVIKDGGIVISPTDTVYGMLANAFNNEAINRIYEIKGRDRDKPFLVLLKDEKSVKSFCDIPIPNIIKKNIPGELTFIMPMSESAKNKFSFLKSTVAIRIPKDYYINIILKETSPIVAPSANLSGQGIIYDGDKLVEIFKDKVDLIINGGIIEKKLPSTLYDSINKKVIRQGEVYLME, from the coding sequence ATGATTATCAATCTTAATAAAAATGATATTGAAAGCGTGAAATATGCAGCAAACGAAGTTATAAAAGTTATTAAAGACGGCGGAATCGTTATCTCTCCAACCGATACGGTTTATGGAATGCTTGCTAACGCTTTTAATAACGAAGCTATAAACAGAATATATGAAATCAAAGGAAGAGATAGAGATAAACCTTTTTTAGTTTTGCTTAAAGATGAAAAATCGGTAAAAAGTTTTTGCGATATTCCAATTCCAAATATTATAAAAAAAAATATTCCTGGAGAGTTAACTTTTATTATGCCAATGTCCGAAAGCGCAAAAAATAAATTTAGCTTTTTAAAATCAACCGTAGCTATTCGCATTCCAAAAGATTATTATATAAATATTATTCTAAAAGAAACTTCGCCGATTGTCGCTCCTTCAGCAAATCTTTCTGGGCAAGGCATTATATATGACGGAGATAAATTAGTTGAAATTTTTAAAGATAAAGTAGATTTAATAATAAACGGCGGAATAATAGAAAAAAAACTTCCTTCGACTTTATACGATTCTATTAATAAAAAAGTTATTCGTCAGGGCGAGGTTTATTTAATGGAATAG
- a CDS encoding SpoIID/LytB domain-containing protein, whose protein sequence is MKIIKSLLIIVFLFIASESVFATTIRVHLTDVKAPYTINIKGPYKAYNYKYESEIVSALTNETVMVVEHRLGLKVNNVGIYKEGIVFETADGFILNGKEYYGSLKFIPYKGDMIAINELNIEDYVKGVLPHEMSPDWPIEALKSQAVAARTYAMFHILKNNGELPYDVDNTTKYQVYNGKEKINWTVEQAVDRTKYEIAVYKNKVIATYFSALCGGHTDSAKNVFGTAVPYLEGVQCPYCNAQIKTWTNALSYKELNNDLANYSVNADEKSSIGMTMDPKSGKAVNIKIDDNDISSRDFRSILSPKLVPSLNFTINKIDNGIIITGKGSGHGVGMCQWGAYGMSQVKKDYEDILKFYYKGIDIVDYNNIKSLAPDIWVEN, encoded by the coding sequence ATGAAAATAATTAAATCCTTACTTATCATAGTTTTTTTATTTATTGCGAGCGAATCCGTTTTTGCAACTACTATAAGAGTTCATTTAACCGATGTGAAAGCGCCTTATACGATTAATATTAAAGGACCTTATAAAGCTTATAATTACAAATACGAAAGCGAAATTGTATCGGCATTGACAAACGAAACGGTTATGGTTGTCGAGCATAGATTGGGGCTTAAAGTAAATAATGTCGGCATTTATAAAGAAGGAATAGTTTTTGAAACAGCGGACGGATTTATATTAAACGGAAAAGAATATTACGGTTCTTTAAAATTTATTCCTTATAAAGGCGATATGATAGCGATAAACGAATTAAATATTGAAGATTATGTTAAAGGCGTTTTGCCTCATGAAATGTCTCCCGATTGGCCAATCGAAGCTTTGAAATCTCAAGCGGTTGCGGCGAGAACTTACGCTATGTTTCATATATTAAAAAATAATGGCGAGCTTCCTTACGATGTTGACAATACTACAAAATATCAAGTTTATAACGGAAAAGAAAAAATTAATTGGACTGTAGAACAGGCGGTTGACAGAACAAAATACGAAATAGCGGTTTATAAAAATAAAGTTATCGCGACATATTTTAGCGCTTTATGCGGAGGACATACTGACAGCGCAAAAAATGTTTTCGGAACTGCAGTGCCTTATTTGGAAGGCGTTCAATGTCCTTACTGTAACGCTCAAATCAAAACTTGGACTAACGCTTTAAGCTATAAAGAACTCAATAACGATTTGGCAAATTATTCGGTTAATGCGGATGAAAAATCTTCTATAGGAATGACTATGGACCCAAAATCTGGCAAAGCCGTAAATATAAAAATTGACGATAACGATATTTCTTCAAGAGATTTTAGAAGCATTCTCTCGCCAAAATTAGTGCCTTCGCTTAATTTTACGATAAACAAAATTGACAACGGCATTATAATAACGGGAAAAGGAAGCGGACATGGAGTCGGAATGTGTCAATGGGGCGCTTATGGAATGTCTCAAGTAAAAAAAGATTATGAAGATATTTTAAAATTCTACTATAAAGGAATAGATATAGTAGATTATAACAATATAAAATCTCTTGCGCCTGATATTTGGGTAGAAAATTAA
- the msrA gene encoding peptide-methionine (S)-S-oxide reductase MsrA translates to MKILIYFITLFIFSTFAFACDNKNSNINFNKENKENNMNNDNMPNNPKYAYFSSGCFWGVEYWFEKAEGVFSAISGYAGGHKANPTYIEVCTGLTGHLETVKVGYDADKTTYEDLIKLFFETHNFTQKNGQGPDIGSQYLSAIFYQNEEEKEIAEKYINILKEKGFDVATTLREFKNFYEAEDYHQDYYSKKDSTPYCHFYNKIF, encoded by the coding sequence ATGAAAATATTGATTTATTTTATAACGCTTTTTATTTTTTCTACTTTCGCTTTTGCATGCGATAATAAAAATAGCAATATAAATTTTAATAAAGAAAATAAGGAAAATAATATGAATAATGATAATATGCCAAATAATCCTAAATATGCTTATTTTTCATCGGGATGCTTTTGGGGAGTGGAATATTGGTTTGAAAAAGCCGAAGGAGTATTTTCAGCGATAAGCGGATATGCAGGCGGACATAAAGCTAACCCGACTTACATAGAAGTTTGCACGGGATTAACGGGACATTTAGAAACCGTTAAAGTCGGATACGATGCCGATAAAACGACTTACGAAGATTTGATAAAATTATTTTTTGAAACGCATAATTTTACCCAAAAAAACGGACAGGGACCGGACATTGGCTCTCAATATTTATCAGCAATTTTTTATCAAAACGAAGAAGAAAAAGAGATTGCCGAAAAGTATATTAATATTTTGAAAGAAAAAGGATTTGATGTAGCGACTACTTTAAGAGAGTTTAAAAATTTTTACGAAGCCGAAGATTATCATCAGGATTATTATTCTAAAAAAGACTCAACTCCTTATTGTCATTTTTATAATAAGATTTTTTAG
- a CDS encoding fumarylacetoacetate hydrolase family protein: MKFVSFTEWNNTEAIGIVSKDNKKVIAIKEIIHDFEYGENPMIKLIKNMNKDLLKTLKNASENFNKYPAYSIENIQILSPIRKPIHDIICVGVNYSDHLKEIEGNKLIDKNNSKKPVYFSKRAIEIIGLGDKIKARFDLDKYLDYEVELAIIIGKKGKDISVKKAKDYIFGYSIFNDISSRTIQKEHSQWYKGKSLDYYSAMGPCIVYKDDIKDIFNLEVKSILNEEVRQSSNTKYMIHDIYNLVSDISKGMTLEAGDIIATGTPGGVGMSFNPPKYMKSGDKIVCHIENIGELINFVE, from the coding sequence ATGAAATTCGTTTCTTTCACAGAATGGAACAATACGGAAGCTATAGGAATTGTAAGCAAGGACAATAAAAAAGTAATTGCCATAAAAGAAATTATACATGATTTTGAATATGGCGAAAATCCTATGATTAAATTAATAAAAAATATGAATAAAGATTTATTAAAAACTCTAAAAAATGCAAGCGAAAATTTTAATAAATATCCCGCTTATTCTATAGAAAATATTCAAATATTATCGCCTATAAGAAAACCTATTCATGATATAATATGCGTTGGAGTAAATTATAGCGACCACTTAAAAGAAATTGAAGGCAATAAACTTATAGATAAAAATAATTCTAAAAAGCCCGTTTATTTTTCTAAAAGAGCGATTGAAATAATAGGACTTGGCGATAAGATTAAAGCGAGATTCGATTTGGATAAATATTTAGATTATGAAGTCGAACTTGCAATTATAATAGGCAAAAAAGGAAAAGATATTTCGGTAAAAAAAGCGAAAGATTATATATTTGGCTACAGCATTTTTAACGATATTTCTTCAAGAACTATACAAAAAGAACATTCTCAATGGTATAAAGGAAAAAGTTTAGATTATTATAGCGCAATGGGACCATGCATAGTTTATAAAGACGATATAAAAGATATTTTCAATTTGGAAGTGAAAAGCATATTAAACGAAGAAGTAAGACAATCTTCAAATACAAAATATATGATTCATGATATATATAATTTAGTATCCGATATTTCAAAAGGAATGACTTTAGAAGCGGGCGATATAATAGCTACGGGAACGCCTGGCGGAGTCGGTATGTCTTTTAATCCGCCAAAATATATGAAGTCGGGAGATAAAATAGTTTGTCATATAGAAAATATTGGAGAATTAATAAATTTTGTGGAATGA
- a CDS encoding PLP-dependent cysteine synthase family protein → MLYNNTLELVGNTPIVRLGKIEKKFNLNEKIKLFGKVEKNNPIGSVKDRPVKQMLLDLFESGKLKEGSTIIEPTSGNTGIAMAAIGSYLKLNVIIVMPSSMSQERRKLIKDYGAKLELVDGGMSVAVERANQLNNEIKDSVIPGQFINQSNVKAHYNYTAPEIFNDIPDVDYIVAGIGTGGTATGIGKYIVDNKKQTKVVGVEPESSPLLTKGKASPHKIQGIGANFIPEILDQKVISEIIDVSDDNAINTARDICLTEGLLVGISSGASVYGAVELSKKIEVNKEIKIVSILPDTGERYTWS, encoded by the coding sequence ATGCTATATAACAATACCCTCGAATTAGTGGGAAATACTCCGATTGTTAGATTGGGGAAAATAGAAAAAAAGTTTAATTTAAATGAAAAAATTAAGCTTTTTGGAAAGGTTGAAAAAAACAATCCAATAGGTTCTGTTAAAGATAGACCTGTCAAACAAATGCTGCTTGATTTATTTGAAAGCGGTAAATTAAAAGAAGGTTCTACTATAATCGAGCCGACTTCTGGAAACACGGGAATCGCTATGGCGGCTATAGGTTCTTATTTAAAGCTTAATGTCATAATAGTTATGCCGTCTTCTATGTCGCAAGAGAGAAGAAAGCTTATAAAAGATTATGGCGCTAAATTAGAGCTTGTTGACGGAGGAATGAGCGTTGCGGTAGAGAGAGCGAATCAATTAAATAACGAAATAAAAGATTCGGTTATACCTGGGCAATTTATAAATCAATCTAATGTTAAAGCTCATTATAATTATACCGCTCCCGAAATATTTAACGATATTCCCGATGTTGACTATATAGTCGCTGGAATCGGAACGGGCGGAACTGCAACGGGAATCGGAAAATATATCGTTGATAATAAAAAGCAGACAAAAGTTGTAGGAGTCGAGCCTGAATCTTCTCCTTTGCTTACAAAAGGCAAGGCTTCGCCGCATAAAATTCAAGGAATAGGCGCAAACTTTATCCCTGAAATTTTAGACCAAAAAGTTATAAGCGAGATAATAGATGTTTCTGACGATAACGCTATAAACACGGCGAGAGATATTTGCTTAACGGAAGGCTTGCTTGTCGGAATATCTTCGGGAGCGAGCGTTTACGGAGCTGTGGAATTAAGCAAGAAAATAGAAGTCAATAAAGAAATAAAAATAGTTTCAATTTTGCCTGACACAGGCGAAAGATATACTTGGAGTTAA